One genomic window of Trichosurus vulpecula isolate mTriVul1 chromosome X, mTriVul1.pri, whole genome shotgun sequence includes the following:
- the LOC118832707 gene encoding mortality factor 4-like protein 1: MAPKKDPKRLPRKPQFEVGERVLCFREHLLYEAECVKVSVKYRKVKYLVHYPGGNENWDDEWVPESRLLKYSEINLQKQRELFEQEQSIKEKMAGVASRKKTSEGPQQNREENMTETDSSSAGNRAGSSSSETPQRPLPLQRGRALASADTEPYRELMRRTDFKVDIPTELKPWLVNDWNMVTRQNKLFCLPAKKNVESILEDYKLYELSNANSEDKIYAVPEVVAGIRAYFNMMLSSHLLYKFEKPQHATILANDPGIPMSYVYGAPHLLRLFVKIGGMLSHIFFDTHSTTLLLKHLHDFVKYLERNSAALFSSSDYELASPEYIQKAAEEPDDVCHS, from the exons ATGGCACCAAAGAAAGACCCCAAGAGGCTCCCCAGGAAGCCCCAGTTTGAGGTCGGGGAGCGGGTGTTGTGTTTCCGAGAGCACCTGCTTTATGAAGCGGAGTGTGTGAAGGTGTCCGTTAAGTACCGGAAGGTCAAGTACCTCGTTCACTACCCGGGAGGCAATGAGAA CTGGGATGATGAGTGGGTTCCAGAAAGCAGATTACTTAAGTATTCAGAAATCAATCTTCAGAAACAGAGAGAACTTTTTGAGCAAGAGCAATccataaaagagaaaatggcagGGGTAGCTTCACGAAAGAAGACCTCTGAGGGTCCACAGCAAAATCGTGAAGAAAATA TGACTGAAACAGATAGTAGCAGTGCTGGAAACAGAGCTGGTAGCAGTAGCAGTGAAACACCTCAGCGACCACTTCCACTTCAGAGGGGAAGAGCCCTAGCAAGCGCTGACACTGAGCCATATAGAGAACTTATGAGAAGAACAGACTTTAAGGTAGATATTCCTACAGAACTAAAACCATGGCTTGTGAATGACTGGAACATGGTCACTAGACAAAACAAGTTATTTTGTCTCCCTGCCAAGAAGAATGTGGAGTCAATTCTGGAGGACTATAAACTTTATGAACTGTCTAATGCCAACTCAGAAGATAAGATCTATGCTGTTCCCGAAGTTGTAGCAGGGATTAGAGCGTACTTCAATATGATGCTAAGCTCTCATTTGTTGTATAAATTTGAGAAACCACAGCATGCTACAATCCTAGCAAATGACCCTGGCATCCCGATGTCTTATGTCTACGGAGCACCACATCTGCTGCGACTATTTGTAAAAATTGGAGGCATGTTATCCCATATATTCTTTGATACTCATAGTACTACTTTATTGTTAAAGCATTTGCatgattttgtaaaatatttagaaagaaattcTGCAGCTTtgtttagttccagtgattatgAGCTTGCTTCTCCTGAGTATATTCAGAAAGCTGCAGAGGAACCTGACGATGTTTGCCATAGTTGA